One Deltaproteobacteria bacterium genomic region harbors:
- a CDS encoding B12-binding domain-containing radical SAM protein, with protein sequence NCRGIKYIDKEGNYVDMGAFSRIEKVDEIPWPAWDLVSLQPYWASQKSHGPSTYRDMPIMASRGCPYQCTFCSSPQMWTTRYILRGVDDVLNEIQHYIDKYGITSLQFYDLTAITKKSWTVDFCTKMMERGIRIQWSLPSGTRSEVLDEEVLPLLAKTRCTYLVYAPESGSPETLKRIKKRINLDRFTRSIKIAVANGLILRINLIIGFPFETRRHIYQTILYGWKLVLMGAEEAVVNLFSPYPGSELFRELDSEKKITLNDDYFYSLTSLNGDYTNFSPVTFCKNIGSRELAFYRIFSLASNYFLGYLFFPRRIFRMLKGLIKPGVSATIFERRMQDLFKRKRADAGNFLR encoded by the coding sequence GTAACTGCCGCGGCATCAAATATATCGATAAAGAGGGAAATTATGTCGACATGGGCGCGTTTTCCCGGATTGAAAAAGTGGATGAAATTCCCTGGCCGGCCTGGGACCTCGTATCCCTTCAGCCCTATTGGGCCTCTCAAAAATCCCACGGCCCTTCAACTTACCGGGACATGCCGATCATGGCCTCCCGCGGTTGTCCTTATCAATGCACCTTCTGCTCCAGCCCCCAAATGTGGACGACCCGCTACATCCTCCGCGGGGTGGACGATGTCCTGAATGAGATACAGCACTATATCGACAAATACGGCATCACGAGTCTTCAGTTTTACGATTTGACCGCCATCACGAAAAAGTCATGGACCGTCGACTTTTGCACCAAAATGATGGAAAGGGGAATCCGCATCCAGTGGTCGCTCCCCTCTGGAACCCGGAGCGAAGTCTTGGACGAGGAAGTCCTTCCCCTTCTGGCAAAAACCCGTTGCACCTATCTGGTCTACGCGCCGGAGTCCGGATCGCCGGAGACCCTGAAACGGATCAAAAAACGGATCAATCTGGACCGCTTTACCCGTTCAATAAAAATCGCCGTCGCCAACGGGCTGATTCTTCGCATCAATCTGATCATCGGCTTTCCCTTCGAAACCAGGAGGCACATTTATCAAACCATCCTCTACGGCTGGAAACTTGTTTTGATGGGGGCGGAGGAGGCGGTGGTCAACCTCTTTTCCCCCTATCCCGGGTCGGAGCTTTTCCGTGAGCTTGACTCGGAAAAGAAAATCACCTTAAACGACGATTATTTCTACTCCCTCACTTCGCTCAACGGCGACTATACAAACTTCAGCCCCGTGACTTTCTGCAAGAACATAGGCTCGCGCGAGTTGGCCTTCTACCGGATCTTCTCGCTGGCCTCCAATTACTTCCTCGGCTATCTTTTTTTCCCGAGGCGGATTTTCAGGATGCTGAAAGGGTTGATAAAGCCCGGCGTTTCCGCGACTATTTTCGAACGCCGTATGCAGGATTTATTCAAACGGAAGCGGGCCGATGCCGGAAATTTTCTGCGCTAA
- a CDS encoding glycosyltransferase family 2 protein has translation MKPLVSLVITSYNDREIIRPYFEAISKTLSTQTQYAWEIIYVDDGSTDGSVGILESLASQQANVAFIELTRNFGQQKAFLAGMRHAGGDAVITLDGDFQYPPECLVALAQKVFENNDIVSGIRTKRQDPWFTRLTSAAAQFFIRRIFRIPVRDFGAVKAFGRFLVDQILKYENYSTNVYGLAYSLTNRHAEIPVGHLPRFAGRSKWNFTKRLHLHLDMYLAYSPYENTSLLKIGFFSTALGLLILSLLLYLFLFHGIFFFRSFTAVFALCLTGGGSALMLGSLFLSFLLRIYRQLLWKGDCSVERKIVRAPVENGPVALGGGRQR, from the coding sequence ATGAAACCCCTTGTCTCACTGGTGATCACGAGCTATAACGACCGGGAAATCATCCGGCCCTATTTCGAGGCGATTTCCAAAACCCTTTCAACACAGACGCAATACGCCTGGGAGATCATTTACGTCGATGACGGAAGCACGGACGGATCGGTCGGGATTCTCGAGAGTTTGGCCTCGCAACAGGCAAACGTCGCCTTCATCGAACTCACCAGGAATTTCGGACAGCAAAAGGCCTTTCTGGCGGGGATGAGGCATGCCGGGGGAGACGCGGTCATTACACTCGATGGAGATTTTCAATATCCCCCCGAATGCCTCGTTGCATTGGCTCAAAAGGTTTTTGAAAACAACGACATCGTCAGCGGGATCCGGACAAAGCGGCAGGATCCATGGTTCACCCGCCTTACTTCCGCCGCGGCCCAGTTTTTTATCCGGAGGATTTTCCGGATTCCCGTGCGGGATTTCGGCGCCGTCAAGGCGTTTGGCCGGTTTCTGGTGGACCAGATTCTGAAATACGAAAATTATTCCACCAACGTCTACGGCCTGGCCTATTCACTGACAAACCGCCACGCCGAAATCCCCGTGGGCCACCTTCCCCGTTTTGCGGGGCGGTCGAAGTGGAATTTCACGAAGAGGCTCCACCTTCATCTGGACATGTACCTGGCCTACTCCCCCTATGAAAACACCAGCCTTCTTAAAATCGGCTTTTTCAGCACGGCCCTGGGGCTTTTGATCCTTTCCCTTCTTTTGTATCTTTTTCTTTTTCACGGCATCTTCTTTTTCCGGTCCTTTACGGCGGTTTTCGCCCTCTGCCTTACCGGAGGGGGCTCGGCCCTGATGCTTGGTTCGCTTTTTTTGAGTTTTCTCCTTCGGATCTACCGCCAACTCCTCTGGAAGGGGGATTGTTCGGTTGAAAGAAAAATCGTGCGGGCTCCCGTTGAAAACGGGCCGGTCGCCCTTGGGGGAGGAAGGCAACGATGA
- a CDS encoding GDP-mannose 4,6-dehydratase has product MTTLLVTGCAGFIGSNFCRLFENEFKIIGVDCMGRGSHPANIPERITFHDLDISRASTVSGLMDSLPHLDGIINFAAESHVDFSLQDDAKFWKTNVEGLRCLARWAIRKKIRLLQVSTDEVYGSSLKGEWFTEKSPLNPRNPYAASKAAGDLLVLSYSHSNGLDGVITRGCNTMGPRQFPDKVVPKAVTCFLKDESFPLYRTSAKRLWLDVESHCRAVKLLFEKGKSGEVYNIASGQDHEIETRALVETIRNIVGKGTIREVDDRAGYDLRYLISAEKIQNEFGWSPRKKLPQLIEQTVLWYHDHPEWIRECKV; this is encoded by the coding sequence ATGACAACGCTTCTGGTAACCGGCTGTGCCGGCTTCATCGGCTCCAATTTTTGCCGTCTTTTCGAAAACGAATTCAAGATCATCGGGGTTGATTGCATGGGAAGGGGGTCCCATCCCGCAAACATTCCGGAGCGGATCACGTTTCATGATCTCGATATCTCCCGTGCAAGCACCGTTTCCGGGCTGATGGACTCCCTTCCGCATTTGGACGGCATCATCAATTTTGCGGCCGAGTCCCATGTCGATTTTTCGCTTCAGGACGATGCAAAATTCTGGAAGACAAACGTCGAAGGCCTGCGTTGTCTGGCCCGATGGGCGATCCGGAAAAAGATCCGGCTCCTTCAGGTTTCCACCGACGAGGTCTACGGGTCCTCCCTTAAGGGAGAATGGTTTACCGAAAAATCCCCCTTGAACCCGCGCAACCCTTACGCCGCCAGCAAGGCCGCCGGTGATCTTTTGGTCTTGAGTTACTCGCACTCCAACGGATTGGACGGCGTGATCACCCGCGGATGCAACACGATGGGACCGCGGCAGTTTCCGGACAAAGTGGTGCCCAAGGCCGTCACCTGTTTCTTGAAGGATGAGTCTTTTCCCCTGTACCGGACAAGCGCGAAGAGATTGTGGCTTGACGTCGAAAGCCATTGCCGCGCCGTCAAACTCCTTTTCGAAAAGGGAAAAAGCGGCGAAGTCTACAATATAGCCTCCGGCCAAGACCACGAAATCGAGACGCGCGCGCTCGTCGAGACAATCCGGAATATCGTTGGAAAAGGGACGATCCGCGAAGTCGACGATCGGGCGGGGTACGACCTGAGATACCTCATTTCGGCGGAAAAAATCCAAAACGAGTTCGGGTGGTCCCCCCGGAAAAAACTCCCCCAACTCATTGAACAAACCGTCTTGTGGTACCACGACCATCCGGAGTGGATCCGGGAATGCAAGGTCTGA
- a CDS encoding glycosyltransferase, with the protein MQQPATAKKEDISANPTRAVSVVIPAHNTAFFLEPCIRSLLNQTFPAHEVIIVNDASTDDTTDIARQFAAKEPGVKVFDLAKNGGAAYARSYGAGKATGAIVAFLDSDCTAPSDWIESIVKEFDADPSLGGVGGRYSHPREKSSTALMAKLEEEYAHQLFAKTPFESNPPGGNSAFLREIWLKKRSGCEAYLFRGINSGEDDFACNEIRRASRIKFVNTLEVVHQPRPAGGYFKRHVNRGRSWAFQLSRGMRQRKRSLEAYGGTGLSRKFFRFVETVNRGLAPGEKISFAKKTTIAFLLVARSACWIYGAGRYFSGRAALRTQKLLNIALSILHFWAPGRISKMFYFVTARCNARCEFCFNLENVENWQARKPAELTLNEVEKIAGHLKRLPYLNLSGGEPFIRADLADIIETFYKRSKTQWVTIPTNASLTKATLETTQEILARCPNLFLVIQVSIDGMHETHDRSRKIRGGFAAMVETLKGLSVLKKWHPNLRVQIATCYDDFNAGQISEIIRFCRENFSYDQQMFYLIRDSGKMVTDSKNHLISRFLATLEENENHEWKHHQRSLWGRTVRVLQGMVYADFVKIRDEKQFIRPCHATQKFVTLYDDGQISPCEVLDSVNLGNIRDFDFDYYKLIRRKEMSEFHTKEIIEKKCQCDWMCAIPMNMLYDVRTLPRLAKSWLKPAESIKHH; encoded by the coding sequence ATGCAACAGCCTGCCACCGCAAAAAAGGAAGATATCTCCGCAAACCCCACAAGGGCCGTTTCGGTTGTCATTCCGGCGCATAATACCGCCTTCTTTCTTGAACCGTGCATCCGGTCCCTGTTGAATCAGACATTCCCCGCTCACGAAGTAATCATCGTCAACGACGCCTCCACCGACGACACGACGGACATCGCACGCCAATTTGCGGCGAAAGAACCGGGGGTTAAGGTTTTCGACCTGGCAAAAAACGGCGGAGCCGCTTATGCCAGATCTTACGGGGCCGGCAAGGCAACCGGCGCTATTGTCGCTTTCCTCGACAGCGATTGCACCGCGCCGTCTGATTGGATCGAATCCATTGTCAAAGAATTCGACGCCGATCCCTCCCTGGGAGGCGTGGGAGGCCGCTATTCCCACCCGAGGGAAAAATCGTCCACGGCACTGATGGCCAAACTTGAGGAGGAATACGCCCACCAGCTTTTCGCCAAGACCCCCTTTGAATCCAATCCACCCGGGGGAAATTCCGCGTTCTTGAGGGAAATATGGCTCAAAAAACGGAGCGGGTGCGAAGCCTACCTCTTTCGCGGTATCAACAGCGGGGAGGACGATTTCGCCTGCAATGAAATCCGCCGTGCCTCCCGCATCAAGTTCGTGAACACCCTGGAGGTTGTCCACCAACCCCGCCCTGCGGGGGGATATTTCAAGAGGCATGTCAATCGGGGCCGATCTTGGGCCTTCCAATTAAGCCGGGGAATGAGACAACGGAAAAGGAGCCTCGAGGCCTACGGGGGAACGGGCCTTTCCCGAAAATTCTTCCGGTTTGTCGAAACCGTCAACCGGGGGCTTGCCCCGGGCGAAAAAATCTCCTTCGCCAAAAAAACAACTATCGCCTTCCTGCTTGTCGCCCGGTCCGCCTGCTGGATCTACGGCGCGGGGCGCTATTTTTCCGGACGGGCGGCCTTGCGGACGCAAAAGCTCTTGAACATCGCCCTCTCCATCCTTCATTTTTGGGCGCCGGGGCGGATTTCAAAGATGTTCTATTTTGTGACCGCAAGATGCAACGCCCGTTGCGAGTTCTGTTTCAACCTGGAAAACGTGGAGAACTGGCAGGCCCGAAAACCGGCCGAATTGACGCTCAATGAGGTCGAAAAAATCGCCGGGCATTTGAAGCGCCTCCCCTACCTGAACCTCTCCGGCGGAGAGCCTTTCATCCGCGCCGATTTGGCCGACATTATCGAAACCTTCTACAAACGCTCAAAGACCCAGTGGGTCACCATCCCGACGAATGCCAGCCTGACAAAAGCGACGCTTGAAACAACCCAGGAGATTCTCGCGCGTTGTCCGAACCTTTTTCTCGTCATCCAGGTCTCAATCGATGGAATGCACGAAACGCACGATCGTTCCCGAAAAATCAGGGGGGGCTTTGCCGCGATGGTTGAGACCCTTAAGGGGTTATCCGTCTTGAAAAAATGGCACCCAAACCTGCGCGTCCAGATTGCAACCTGTTACGATGACTTCAATGCCGGTCAAATTTCCGAGATCATCCGGTTCTGCCGGGAGAATTTCAGCTATGACCAGCAGATGTTCTACCTGATCCGGGATTCGGGCAAAATGGTGACCGATTCCAAAAACCACCTGATTTCCCGATTCCTGGCCACCCTGGAGGAAAACGAAAATCATGAATGGAAACATCATCAACGCTCTTTATGGGGCCGCACCGTGCGGGTCTTGCAGGGGATGGTCTACGCCGATTTCGTGAAAATCAGGGATGAAAAGCAATTTATCCGCCCGTGCCACGCAACCCAAAAATTCGTGACGCTGTACGACGACGGGCAAATCTCCCCTTGTGAAGTCCTCGATTCGGTCAATCTCGGCAACATCAGGGACTTCGATTTCGATTACTACAAATTGATCCGGCGAAAAGAAATGTCCGAATTCCACACAAAAGAAATCATCGAAAAGAAATGCCAATGCGACTGGATGTGCGCCATACCGATGAACATGCTCTACGACGTTCGC